In Phormidium yuhuli AB48, one genomic interval encodes:
- a CDS encoding carbon dioxide-concentrating mechanism protein CcmK, whose translation MPVAVGMIQSLGFPSILAAADASVKAARVTLVYFDKAESGQFAIAFRGPVSEVKAAMEAGLAAVENTFGGQIMSHYIVPNPPENIVAVLPIDYTETSEPFR comes from the coding sequence ATGCCCGTTGCCGTCGGTATGATTCAAAGCTTGGGGTTTCCTTCCATTTTAGCGGCAGCTGATGCTTCTGTGAAAGCTGCTCGCGTGACCCTAGTTTATTTTGACAAGGCTGAAAGTGGTCAGTTTGCGATCGCCTTTCGGGGGCCGGTTTCAGAAGTTAAGGCAGCAATGGAGGCCGGTTTGGCTGCTGTTGAAAATACCTTTGGGGGACAAATAATGTCTCACTATATTGTCCCTAATCCACCGGAGAATATCGTGGCGGTTCTGCCAATTGACTATACAGAAACCAGTGAGCCCTTCCGATGA
- a CDS encoding ABC transporter substrate-binding protein, with protein sequence MFVLTPISPHLRPLRRLLSLGLLALVLLLGLSSCQIEQFRVREADGNQIILGQLSDPKTFNAALSQESPNVFSYIYEGLVTSDGETAEVIPALAESWETSEDNLRLVFTLREGLRWSDGEPLTADDVIFTFNDIYFNRRIPSSTRDVLRVGESGEFPTIQKLDDRRIEVLLPEPFSPILRTLGSPILPEHILRSAVEDVNEDGDPRFNTTWGTNTPPEEIISNGPYRLSQYTPGQRVRFERNPYYWDKEEDGTPRPHINSIVWQVVENQDTQLLQFRSGGLSSIGVTPPHFSLLKQEEERGNFSIYEDGPQMGTTFISFNLNRGRNANGRPLVDPIKSKWFNTLAFRQAVAHAIDRQTMINSIFRGLGEPQNSPISIQSPYYLSPEEGLPTYEHDLDKARQLLLEAGFQYDDRGRLLDEDGNRVQFELITNAGNQTREAMGAQIRQDLSRIGIQVNFTPMDFNNLVNQLSNTLGWEAHLLGFTGGVEPHGSLTIFSVDGRLHSFNQNRDDPPLEGRVIEDWERDIEALFIRGSQVFGEEERREIYGQAQILVQENLPFIYLVNPLSMGAVRNTIEGTRFSAIGGMFWNLPELRIEE encoded by the coding sequence ATGTTTGTCTTAACTCCCATCTCGCCGCATCTGCGACCACTTCGTCGCCTCCTCAGCCTGGGGTTGCTGGCCCTGGTGCTACTGTTGGGATTGAGTAGTTGTCAGATCGAACAGTTCCGGGTTCGCGAGGCTGATGGCAATCAGATCATTCTAGGACAACTCAGTGACCCCAAAACCTTCAACGCCGCCCTAAGCCAAGAGTCTCCCAATGTCTTCTCCTATATTTACGAGGGACTGGTCACCTCCGATGGAGAGACAGCCGAGGTGATTCCGGCCTTAGCGGAGTCTTGGGAAACCTCGGAGGATAATCTACGACTGGTGTTTACCCTCCGAGAAGGATTACGCTGGTCTGACGGGGAACCGCTGACGGCTGATGATGTAATCTTTACCTTCAACGATATTTACTTCAACCGCCGCATCCCCAGTTCAACCCGTGATGTGTTGCGAGTTGGCGAGAGTGGGGAATTTCCCACCATCCAAAAACTCGACGATCGCCGCATTGAAGTTCTCCTCCCAGAACCCTTTTCCCCGATTCTCAGAACCCTCGGATCTCCCATTCTCCCCGAGCATATTTTACGGTCGGCCGTTGAGGATGTCAACGAAGATGGAGACCCCCGTTTTAATACCACTTGGGGAACGAATACTCCCCCTGAAGAGATTATTAGTAATGGTCCTTATCGCCTAAGTCAATATACACCCGGGCAACGAGTTCGCTTTGAACGCAATCCCTATTATTGGGATAAAGAGGAAGACGGAACCCCCAGACCTCATATTAACAGTATCGTCTGGCAGGTGGTGGAAAATCAGGATACCCAGTTGTTACAGTTTCGGTCTGGGGGTTTGAGTTCCATTGGCGTCACTCCACCTCATTTTTCCTTACTCAAACAGGAAGAAGAACGGGGCAACTTCAGCATTTATGAAGACGGCCCGCAAATGGGGACAACCTTTATTTCCTTTAATCTCAATCGCGGTCGTAATGCTAATGGTCGGCCCTTAGTTGACCCCATTAAGTCCAAATGGTTTAATACCCTAGCCTTTCGTCAAGCCGTCGCCCATGCCATTGACCGGCAGACGATGATTAACAGTATTTTTCGGGGGTTAGGAGAACCGCAAAATTCACCGATTTCTATTCAGAGTCCCTATTATCTGTCCCCCGAGGAAGGATTGCCCACCTATGAACATGATTTAGACAAGGCGCGGCAACTCTTATTAGAGGCTGGATTCCAATATGATGACCGGGGTCGTTTATTGGATGAAGACGGGAATCGGGTGCAATTTGAACTGATTACCAATGCTGGAAACCAAACCCGGGAGGCAATGGGGGCGCAAATTCGTCAAGATTTGAGTCGAATTGGGATTCAAGTTAATTTTACCCCCATGGACTTTAATAACTTGGTCAATCAGCTCAGTAATACCCTAGGATGGGAAGCTCATTTACTTGGCTTTACCGGCGGCGTTGAACCCCATGGAAGTTTGACCATTTTTTCCGTCGATGGTCGTTTACATAGTTTCAATCAAAATCGAGATGACCCCCCCCTAGAAGGACGAGTTATTGAGGATTGGGAGCGAGACATTGAAGCGCTCTTTATCCGAGGGTCCCAGGTGTTTGGTGAGGAGGAACGCCGAGAAATTTATGGACAAGCCCAGATTTTGGTTCAAGAAAATTTACCGTTCATCTATCTGGTGAATCCCCTATCGATGGGGGCGGTGCGCAATACCATTGAGGGAACTCGCTTTTCAGCCATCGGCGGCATGTTCTGGAACTTGCCAGAATTGAGGATTGAGGAGTAG
- the ispF gene encoding 2-C-methyl-D-erythritol 2,4-cyclodiphosphate synthase, with amino-acid sequence MKLRIGNGYDIHRLVEGRPLILGGVVLPHDRGLDGHSDADVLTHAIMDAMLGALSLGDIGHYFPPTDEKWRGANSLTLLQQVNRLIHKKGWTISNLDSVIIAERPKLKPHLHDMQENLADTLDLDPTLIGIKATTNETLGPMGREEGIAVHAVVLLSALDS; translated from the coding sequence ATGAAGCTTCGCATCGGCAACGGCTACGACATTCACCGTCTGGTAGAAGGACGGCCCCTCATCCTCGGGGGTGTAGTTCTCCCCCACGATCGCGGACTCGACGGCCACAGTGATGCCGACGTGCTGACCCATGCCATCATGGATGCGATGCTAGGGGCACTGAGTCTGGGGGACATTGGCCATTACTTTCCCCCCACCGATGAAAAATGGCGCGGGGCCAACAGTTTAACCCTCTTGCAACAAGTCAACCGCCTCATCCACAAAAAAGGCTGGACCATCAGCAATCTCGACAGCGTTATCATTGCCGAACGACCCAAACTCAAACCCCATCTTCACGATATGCAGGAGAACCTAGCTGATACCCTAGACTTAGACCCCACCCTCATCGGGATTAAAGCCACCACCAACGAAACCCTGGGCCCAATGGGACGAGAAGAAGGAATCGCGGTTCATGCGGTGGTGTTGCTGAGTGCCCTGGATTCCTAA
- a CDS encoding SDR family NAD(P)-dependent oxidoreductase yields MAQHLQGKVALVTGATRGLGKGIAVGLGEAGATVYITGRSYDRSNLEDREIGGTLLDTQAAVEEAGGVCVPVQVDHSDDEQVRSLFERIDAEQEGQLDLLVNNVFAGVQAIAEAYGDPFWKQEPQLWDSVNQVGLRSHYVSSIFAARLMQRRQRGLICTISSWGGMSYIFGAAYGAGKAACDRLAADMAVELKPDNIASIAVWPGIVGTEHITRFADNTSAEGNLDPQRTLMRDRYNWETPLLTGRAIAALAADNKVLGYSGKVQIVAELARRYQLVDQAGNRPASLRSLRFLLAAQFPALRDRDTLIPDLIVPWPLLLWGALAAPKT; encoded by the coding sequence ATGGCGCAACATCTTCAGGGTAAAGTGGCCTTGGTTACTGGGGCAACACGGGGGTTAGGAAAAGGGATTGCTGTTGGCTTGGGGGAAGCGGGGGCGACGGTTTATATTACCGGCCGCAGTTACGATCGCTCAAATCTCGAAGATCGCGAGATTGGTGGAACCTTACTCGACACTCAAGCGGCGGTAGAAGAGGCCGGCGGTGTTTGCGTTCCGGTTCAAGTGGATCACAGTGATGATGAACAGGTGCGATCGCTCTTTGAACGGATCGACGCCGAACAAGAGGGCCAACTGGATCTGTTGGTAAATAACGTTTTTGCTGGGGTACAAGCCATCGCCGAGGCCTACGGCGATCCCTTCTGGAAACAGGAACCCCAGCTTTGGGATTCTGTGAATCAAGTGGGGTTACGCAGTCACTACGTCAGTAGCATTTTCGCGGCCCGTCTGATGCAACGTCGCCAGCGAGGCTTGATTTGTACCATTTCCTCCTGGGGAGGAATGTCTTATATCTTCGGGGCCGCCTATGGGGCCGGGAAGGCCGCCTGCGATCGCCTGGCCGCTGACATGGCTGTGGAGTTGAAGCCGGATAATATCGCCTCAATTGCCGTTTGGCCCGGGATTGTGGGAACTGAACACATCACCCGTTTCGCGGATAACACCTCCGCTGAGGGGAATCTGGACCCCCAACGGACTCTCATGCGCGATCGCTACAATTGGGAAACCCCCTTACTCACCGGCCGGGCGATCGCCGCCTTAGCTGCTGATAACAAGGTTCTCGGCTACAGTGGCAAAGTGCAGATCGTCGCTGAACTGGCCCGACGTTATCAACTCGTGGACCAAGCTGGCAACCGTCCCGCCTCCTTGCGATCGCTGCGTTTTCTCCTGGCCGCTCAGTTCCCCGCCCTAAGAGACCGTGATACACTCATCCCAGACCTAATCGTTCCCTGGCCCCTGTTACTTTGGGGAGCGTTAGCCGCCCCGAAAACCTAA
- a CDS encoding carbon dioxide-concentrating mechanism protein CcmK, which translates to MTQQAVGSIETKGFPGVMAAADAMVKAGRVTLVGYIRVGSARFNINIRGDVSEVKTAMDAGIAAVERTYGATLESWVIIPRPHENIVAVLPIDYGPDVEEFRDAVNGGRLPRSLSSGS; encoded by the coding sequence GTGACACAACAGGCAGTAGGATCGATTGAAACAAAAGGATTTCCCGGCGTTATGGCGGCCGCCGACGCGATGGTCAAGGCCGGACGAGTGACGCTCGTGGGCTATATTCGGGTGGGAAGCGCCCGCTTCAACATCAACATCCGTGGGGATGTCTCGGAGGTGAAAACGGCCATGGATGCGGGAATCGCTGCCGTGGAACGCACCTATGGGGCGACGTTAGAATCTTGGGTAATTATTCCCCGTCCCCATGAGAATATTGTGGCGGTTCTCCCCATTGATTATGGTCCGGATGTGGAAGAGTTCCGGGATGCGGTGAATGGCGGCCGTTTGCCCCGTTCGCTGTCGAGTGGTTCCTAA
- a CDS encoding flavin-containing monooxygenase: protein MLHTETHHKQLIIGAGFVGLGIAQALNDAKIPYDQVDASDDIGGNWYHGVYDSAHIISSKKVTQFTHFPMPSDYPDFPSAQQLLAYLNSFADHFQLRPQIELERRVKLVRPIADNLWNVTFANGEQRIYKGVILCNGHHWCKRFPDFKGTFAGDIIHSKDYKTADVLRGKRVLIIGGGNSACDIAAEAARVAEKSVLSLRESVWFIPKSFAGFPIVDLIRGWMPQWLQRGLAYTIIRLTFGKHERYGLAKPNHRIFDKHPTLNNEVPYYIKHGRILPKPEVSQLDGQFVEFVDGSREEFDLIVCATGYHVAYPFLPEELQRVRGATVQCYGGSFLADYKGLAYLGWGQARGGVGSLIAAFGPRFARCLQLQDEIDVPLGLVFKAMGQPLPETHLSDPHRVFRQLKLLDFAWGLLRWKARQLDKEDPNFQNQPL from the coding sequence ATGCTTCACACCGAAACTCACCACAAACAACTCATTATCGGGGCAGGATTCGTCGGACTAGGAATTGCCCAAGCCTTAAACGATGCTAAAATCCCCTATGATCAAGTCGATGCCAGCGACGATATTGGCGGGAATTGGTATCACGGTGTTTACGACAGCGCCCATATTATCTCATCCAAGAAAGTGACGCAATTCACTCACTTTCCCATGCCCTCAGACTACCCCGACTTCCCCAGTGCCCAACAACTCCTAGCCTATTTAAACAGCTTTGCCGACCACTTTCAACTGCGCCCCCAGATTGAACTCGAACGCCGAGTTAAGCTAGTTCGCCCCATTGCAGATAACCTCTGGAACGTGACCTTTGCCAACGGCGAACAACGGATTTACAAAGGAGTTATCCTCTGTAACGGCCATCACTGGTGTAAACGGTTTCCAGACTTTAAGGGAACCTTTGCCGGGGACATTATCCATTCCAAAGACTACAAAACCGCCGATGTTTTACGAGGAAAACGAGTCTTAATCATTGGCGGTGGCAACTCCGCCTGTGACATCGCCGCCGAAGCCGCCCGAGTTGCTGAAAAAAGTGTGTTGAGTTTGCGCGAATCCGTCTGGTTTATCCCCAAAAGCTTCGCCGGATTTCCCATTGTGGACTTAATTCGCGGCTGGATGCCCCAATGGCTTCAGCGGGGGTTAGCTTATACCATTATTCGCCTAACCTTTGGCAAACATGAGCGATATGGCTTAGCCAAACCCAACCATCGTATTTTTGATAAACACCCAACCCTAAATAACGAAGTTCCTTATTATATCAAACATGGTCGCATCTTGCCTAAGCCAGAAGTGAGCCAACTCGACGGTCAATTTGTCGAGTTTGTCGATGGAAGCCGGGAGGAGTTTGACTTAATTGTTTGCGCGACGGGCTATCATGTTGCCTATCCCTTTTTACCCGAAGAATTGCAACGAGTGCGGGGGGCGACGGTTCAATGTTATGGCGGTTCGTTTCTTGCTGATTATAAGGGATTAGCCTATCTGGGGTGGGGACAGGCCCGAGGTGGGGTGGGGTCTCTGATTGCGGCATTTGGACCTCGATTTGCCCGTTGTCTTCAGCTTCAGGATGAGATTGATGTTCCCCTGGGACTGGTGTTTAAAGCGATGGGACAGCCGTTACCAGAAACTCATTTGTCTGACCCTCATCGGGTGTTTCGTCAGCTTAAACTCCTCGATTTCGCCTGGGGGTTGCTGAGGTGGAAGGCCCGTCAATTGGATAAAGAAGATCCAAATTTCCAGAATCAGCCGTTATGA
- a CDS encoding ABC transporter ATP-binding protein → MSRRRNRPLDQPPLQPPKKSPKTRFLNVLANTPKLVKLVWQAEPGYLLLSVIITLIRGLIPVTELYITKLVVDEVVANIGQLEAAGLTILGLVGLRFAISFLSEVANQVNNYSLQVLKDRFSIHANGVLIQQAIRLDLSHYELPEFHDTLSRAQQSGSDYPVRILGTLTGLLGQLVSFLSSIALLLRFSPWVMLLLLVTSIPALWASVKYSGRRFWLSRSQTQAGRRADYLQRVLTQNAFAKEVRLFRLGDYLLQQWMDIRRRFNNESAFLSRRFATVRGVAGTVANLGYYSAYGWTIVRAVQGTISIGDFTMYSGAFAQAQNVLQQILQSIAQTYEYNLYVSQYFEFLDLAPKVVEPPEPKPFPNPIRQGLELRNVSFTYPGASEPTLENLNLTVKPGESIALVGVNGAGKTTLLKLVTRLYDPSEGEIAVDGVPLSEIALQELRRNIGVIFQDFARYSLTAQDNIGFGDLSRRDDLGQIDAAAAAGGATEVIEGLDHGYETILGKIFAGGTDLSGGQWQKIGMARAFMSSAPILILDEPTAALDAIAESELFSRFRRLTEGRMTFFVSHRFSTVRMADRIVVLENHRIIEVGSHAELLERRGLYAKMFHLQASSYLEG, encoded by the coding sequence TTGTCTAGACGCCGTAACCGCCCACTGGATCAGCCCCCCCTCCAACCCCCGAAGAAATCCCCGAAAACTCGGTTTCTTAATGTTCTTGCCAATACCCCCAAACTGGTTAAATTAGTTTGGCAAGCCGAACCCGGCTACCTCCTTCTCTCCGTCATTATCACCCTAATTCGCGGCTTAATTCCCGTCACCGAACTCTATATCACCAAACTGGTCGTCGATGAAGTTGTCGCCAATATCGGGCAACTTGAAGCCGCTGGCTTAACCATTTTAGGATTAGTTGGCTTACGATTTGCCATTAGTTTTCTATCAGAAGTTGCCAACCAAGTCAACAATTATAGCCTACAAGTTCTTAAAGATCGGTTTTCCATTCACGCCAACGGGGTCCTCATTCAGCAAGCCATTCGTCTGGATTTATCCCATTACGAATTACCCGAATTTCATGATACCCTCAGCCGCGCCCAACAAAGCGGTAGTGACTATCCCGTTCGCATTTTAGGAACCTTAACCGGGTTACTGGGGCAATTAGTGAGTTTCCTCAGTTCCATCGCCCTCTTGTTGCGATTCAGCCCCTGGGTGATGCTGTTATTACTGGTTACGTCCATTCCCGCACTTTGGGCCAGCGTTAAGTATTCAGGGCGGCGATTTTGGCTATCGCGATCGCAAACTCAAGCCGGCCGACGCGCCGATTACCTACAACGAGTCTTGACCCAAAACGCCTTCGCCAAAGAAGTCCGCTTGTTTCGTCTAGGAGACTATCTCCTGCAACAATGGATGGATATTCGTCGCCGCTTCAATAACGAATCGGCCTTCCTCTCCCGTCGTTTTGCCACCGTCCGGGGCGTAGCGGGAACGGTCGCCAACTTAGGCTACTATAGCGCCTATGGTTGGACGATTGTGCGGGCAGTTCAGGGAACCATTAGTATCGGTGACTTTACAATGTATTCCGGGGCATTTGCTCAAGCCCAAAACGTCTTACAGCAGATTTTACAAAGTATTGCCCAAACCTATGAATACAATCTCTATGTCTCCCAATACTTTGAGTTTTTAGACTTAGCCCCGAAAGTCGTAGAACCCCCCGAACCCAAACCCTTTCCCAACCCCATTCGTCAGGGTTTAGAATTACGCAATGTCAGTTTCACCTATCCAGGGGCCAGCGAACCCACCCTGGAAAACCTCAATTTAACCGTCAAACCCGGAGAAAGTATCGCCCTGGTGGGGGTGAATGGGGCGGGAAAAACGACCTTATTGAAGCTGGTGACGCGACTGTATGATCCCAGTGAGGGGGAGATTGCCGTTGATGGCGTTCCTCTCTCGGAAATCGCTTTGCAGGAGTTACGCCGTAACATTGGCGTGATTTTCCAGGATTTCGCCCGTTATAGTCTCACGGCCCAGGATAATATCGGTTTCGGGGATTTATCGCGGCGGGATGATCTCGGCCAGATTGATGCGGCGGCAGCCGCCGGGGGCGCGACGGAGGTGATTGAGGGGTTGGATCATGGCTATGAGACGATTTTGGGGAAAATTTTTGCTGGGGGAACGGATTTGTCGGGGGGACAATGGCAGAAAATTGGCATGGCCCGGGCGTTTATGAGTTCGGCACCGATTTTGATTTTGGATGAACCGACGGCGGCGTTGGATGCGATCGCGGAGTCGGAGTTATTTAGTCGCTTTCGTCGCCTCACGGAAGGACGGATGACGTTTTTTGTCAGTCACCGCTTTTCCACGGTTCGCATGGCCGATCGCATTGTGGTTCTGGAAAACCATCGTATTATCGAGGTGGGGTCTCATGCGGAACTGTTAGAGAGACGTGGCCTTTATGCCAAGATGTTTCATCTACAAGCGTCGAGTTATTTGGAAGGATAG
- the nblR gene encoding response regulator transcription factor NblR → MDTVTLELQSSVLVVEPDTTLAQRIALDLQEAGYEVAIAHEANHGLHQVEEIQPGLIAINRILPGHSGLWLCKHLRSLGNRAVVMMMLTGDTLDDRVACLEAGADDYLIKPYRSPEFLKMVAFYLKPERPDTNQLRFADLLLDLPTRQAFRGGRVGNGNGERAIDLTMKEFELLKYLMEHPREVLTREQILENVWGYEFMGESNVIEVYIRYLRLKIENEGDRRLIQTVRGVGYVLRDG, encoded by the coding sequence ATGGATACTGTTACCTTAGAGTTGCAATCGTCGGTGTTGGTGGTTGAACCGGATACAACCCTGGCCCAACGGATCGCCTTGGATTTACAGGAAGCTGGCTATGAAGTGGCGATCGCCCATGAAGCGAATCATGGCTTACACCAGGTTGAGGAAATACAACCGGGGTTAATTGCCATCAACCGCATTCTCCCGGGACATTCTGGCTTATGGCTGTGTAAGCATCTGCGCAGCCTGGGCAATCGTGCTGTGGTGATGATGATGTTGACTGGGGACACTCTAGACGATCGGGTGGCCTGTTTGGAAGCGGGGGCTGATGATTATCTGATTAAGCCCTACCGTTCCCCTGAATTTCTTAAAATGGTGGCGTTTTATCTCAAGCCGGAACGTCCCGACACCAATCAGTTACGTTTTGCCGATCTCCTGTTGGACTTACCCACTCGCCAAGCCTTTCGCGGTGGACGTGTGGGGAATGGCAATGGGGAACGGGCGATCGATTTGACGATGAAAGAGTTTGAACTTCTCAAGTATTTGATGGAACATCCCCGAGAAGTGCTAACCCGTGAACAAATCCTGGAAAATGTCTGGGGCTATGAGTTTATGGGGGAATCGAATGTGATTGAGGTCTATATCCGCTATTTACGGCTGAAAATCGAGAATGAAGGGGATAGGCGACTGATTCAGACGGTGCGGGGTGTGGGCTATGTGTTGCGGGATGGTTAG
- the larB gene encoding nickel pincer cofactor biosynthesis protein LarB: MDSEGLQTLLEAVARGEVAPDFALDKIQDIGYEAVGEFAKIDQQRRERTGFPEVIWGQDKTPDQIVQIMMAMSDRPGVVMATRITPEVYRLIRDRLRQVRYYPQARICAIAPNPLPIQHRGTIGLVSAGTADLPVAEEAAVTAELCGFEVFRLWDVGVAGIHRLLRNQHLLKQAHVLIVVAGMEGALPSVVAGLVDAPVIAVPTSIGYGASFGGLAPLLTMLNSCATGIGVVNIDNGFGGAMLAGQILRTGETLTRKMPH, from the coding sequence ATGGACTCAGAGGGTTTGCAGACACTGCTGGAGGCGGTGGCCCGGGGAGAGGTTGCTCCGGATTTTGCTCTTGACAAAATCCAAGATATCGGCTACGAGGCGGTGGGGGAGTTTGCCAAAATTGATCAGCAACGACGGGAGAGAACCGGCTTTCCGGAGGTGATTTGGGGACAAGACAAAACCCCGGATCAGATTGTGCAGATTATGATGGCGATGAGCGATCGCCCCGGGGTGGTTATGGCCACCCGTATCACCCCGGAGGTGTATCGTCTGATTCGCGATCGCCTGCGACAGGTACGCTACTATCCCCAGGCCCGCATCTGTGCGATCGCCCCCAATCCCCTTCCCATCCAGCATCGAGGAACCATTGGCTTAGTCAGCGCCGGAACCGCCGATCTCCCAGTGGCCGAAGAAGCGGCCGTCACCGCTGAACTCTGTGGTTTTGAGGTATTTCGTCTCTGGGATGTGGGAGTCGCGGGAATCCATCGCCTCCTCCGCAACCAGCATTTACTGAAACAGGCCCATGTCTTAATCGTCGTGGCCGGAATGGAAGGGGCCCTACCCAGTGTCGTCGCCGGATTAGTCGACGCGCCCGTCATTGCCGTTCCCACCAGCATCGGCTACGGGGCCAGTTTCGGCGGTTTAGCCCCCCTCCTCACCATGTTAAACTCCTGCGCCACAGGAATCGGGGTCGTGAATATCGACAACGGCTTTGGCGGGGCCATGTTAGCCGGACAAATCCTACGAACCGGAGAAACCCTAACCCGCAAAATGCCCCATTAA
- a CDS encoding alpha/beta hydrolase codes for MSVVPWLLAILSGLGLLLSLAIVVPAPTMFLLVFTVVAPEISPWLVGFHAIALLLLARLSLTGGVAIAILICSLLGLSLSLLPLLQVPATVARFNAEMERGLGSAYLKSVPEPNHQFMRRQPLQLLDVFRGIPLPSVRIQREIPFAEPDGVSLTLNLYRPPTAGQYPTVIIIYGGAWRQGTPNNDEWFSRYLASRGYTVVAIDYRHAPKYQFPAQLEDVKTAIGVVCDRAEELGVDGDRIALMGRSAGGHLAMLAAYDPEEIPIRGLINYYAPVNLTQGYYDLPNPDPLEIQNILRDFLGGTPEELPDLYDRASPWHLVAPNLPPSLLIYGQRDHIVQAKFGQQLQEKLLKSGNRSVFLEIPWAEHSFDAIYFGISNQLALYYTERFLYHILSKP; via the coding sequence ATGTCCGTTGTCCCGTGGCTTCTGGCGATTCTCAGCGGTTTGGGACTCCTGTTGAGTCTGGCGATTGTTGTGCCGGCCCCCACTATGTTCTTATTGGTATTTACCGTTGTCGCCCCCGAGATATCGCCCTGGCTGGTTGGATTCCATGCGATCGCCCTGTTGCTGTTGGCCCGATTGTCCCTAACGGGGGGCGTTGCGATCGCCATCCTCATCTGTAGTCTACTGGGTTTAAGCCTCAGCCTGCTACCCCTGCTGCAAGTTCCGGCCACCGTGGCCCGCTTCAACGCGGAAATGGAACGAGGATTAGGGTCAGCGTATCTCAAAAGCGTCCCTGAACCCAATCACCAGTTCATGCGTCGCCAACCGTTGCAGTTACTGGATGTCTTTCGTGGGATTCCCTTACCCTCAGTTCGCATTCAACGAGAGATTCCCTTCGCTGAACCCGATGGCGTATCGCTGACACTCAATCTCTATCGGCCACCGACAGCGGGGCAATATCCCACCGTTATCATCATCTATGGTGGGGCCTGGCGACAGGGAACCCCGAATAATGATGAATGGTTTAGTCGCTATCTGGCCAGTCGTGGCTATACCGTGGTGGCTATTGATTACCGCCACGCCCCTAAATATCAGTTTCCGGCCCAGTTGGAGGATGTGAAAACAGCGATTGGCGTTGTCTGCGATCGCGCGGAGGAGTTGGGGGTAGATGGCGATCGCATCGCCTTGATGGGGCGATCGGCGGGTGGTCATTTAGCCATGTTAGCCGCCTATGACCCCGAGGAAATTCCCATTCGCGGGCTAATCAACTACTACGCCCCCGTAAATTTAACCCAAGGCTATTACGATTTACCCAATCCCGATCCCTTGGAAATCCAAAACATTTTACGAGACTTCCTCGGCGGTACCCCCGAAGAACTCCCAGACTTATATGATCGCGCCTCCCCCTGGCATCTCGTCGCCCCCAATTTACCCCCATCTCTCCTTATCTATGGCCAGCGAGACCATATCGTACAAGCCAAGTTTGGACAGCAGTTACAGGAGAAGCTCTTAAAATCTGGCAACCGTTCCGTCTTTCTAGAAATTCCCTGGGCCGAACATTCCTTTGATGCCATCTATTTTGGCATTAGTAATCAACTGGCACTCTATTACACCGAACGTTTTTTGTATCATATTTTATCAAAACCGTAA
- a CDS encoding SDR family NAD(P)-dependent oxidoreductase: MTQFKDAAIVLTGAAGGFGQQFTRKLLKAGGQLILADLDEASLRQNAEALQKDVKTGKILACLGIDLSQPSGSQALYDAVKALEIPVDILINNAGIGLYGRMDEVPSDKWERLMQVNLLAPMRLSTLFVADMIQRRQGHIVNISSLAGWIGIAGMAHYASSKFGLRGFSEGLFNEVKPYNVKVTAVYPYFSRTPLLQSDKYGSLAQETSGISEKDATDPERVIEAVVRAIAQDKLHVFPDTKAQIFHQLKRYFPPIVTWGVDYFKPKQPPKP; encoded by the coding sequence ATGACTCAATTTAAAGACGCTGCGATCGTTCTCACCGGGGCAGCGGGTGGATTCGGCCAACAGTTTACCCGCAAACTCCTAAAAGCAGGCGGCCAGTTAATCCTAGCTGATTTAGACGAAGCCTCCCTACGCCAAAATGCCGAGGCCCTTCAGAAAGACGTTAAAACCGGTAAAATTCTCGCTTGTTTGGGGATTGATTTATCCCAACCCAGCGGTTCACAGGCCCTCTATGATGCCGTTAAGGCCCTAGAAATTCCCGTAGATATTTTAATCAATAATGCCGGAATTGGCTTATACGGACGCATGGACGAAGTTCCCAGCGACAAATGGGAACGGTTAATGCAAGTGAACTTGTTGGCCCCCATGCGGTTAAGCACCCTGTTTGTAGCTGATATGATCCAGCGTCGTCAAGGTCATATCGTCAATATTTCTTCATTAGCGGGTTGGATTGGTATAGCAGGAATGGCCCATTATGCCAGTAGTAAATTCGGCTTACGCGGCTTTAGTGAAGGGTTATTCAACGAGGTCAAGCCGTACAACGTTAAGGTAACGGCCGTCTATCCTTATTTTAGTCGCACCCCCCTATTACAATCAGACAAATATGGTAGTTTAGCCCAAGAAACCTCAGGAATTTCAGAAAAAGATGCCACCGACCCCGAACGAGTTATTGAGGCCGTCGTGAGGGCGATCGCCCAAGACAAACTCCACGTCTTCCCCGACACAAAAGCCCAAATCTTCCATCAACTCAAACGCTATTTCCCCCCCATTGTCACCTGGGGCGTGGACTACTTCAAACCCAAACAACCCCCCAAACCCTAA